From Streptomyces sp. HUAS MG91, the proteins below share one genomic window:
- a CDS encoding helix-turn-helix domain-containing protein produces MSPRAPRVPAPARPSVRPARCPDGTWEAVQVRPHASLRPGVIGYRGFRLAFPGPRARLEAPIGAVTLMLGFEGTVRVTEATGGWVGVGDRREADGPRPDGLRSVEFSSVLSGLTTTPVLGEHDGRLAGVEVLLTPWAAFTMFGTPLHELAGWRVDPDTLGALPGAGVEELSYELGRLSSWRARFGLLDATLGRWLSTGPRPASGTVRAWYALAHGGGATPVSRIADHVGWSVRHLENRFREQIGLGPKAAARVLRLQRARRLLCAGSSQVETAAACGYYDQAHLSGEFKAMTGCTPREFFLARGVHVDAGGPPATDRLAGEATSLVLRHGPRAGGAPSPGEPGEPGAALSKTAGRR; encoded by the coding sequence ATGAGTCCACGTGCCCCGCGCGTCCCTGCCCCCGCGCGCCCCTCCGTCCGCCCCGCGCGCTGCCCCGACGGCACCTGGGAGGCGGTACAGGTCCGCCCGCACGCGAGTCTGCGCCCCGGGGTCATCGGTTACCGCGGTTTCCGGCTCGCCTTCCCCGGGCCGCGCGCCCGCCTCGAGGCGCCGATCGGCGCGGTGACGCTGATGCTGGGGTTCGAGGGCACGGTCCGGGTCACCGAGGCGACCGGCGGCTGGGTCGGTGTCGGCGACCGGCGGGAGGCGGACGGTCCGCGGCCGGACGGGCTGCGCTCGGTGGAGTTCTCGTCGGTCCTGTCCGGCCTGACGACCACCCCGGTCCTGGGCGAGCACGACGGCCGGCTGGCGGGGGTGGAGGTGCTGCTGACCCCGTGGGCCGCCTTCACGATGTTCGGCACGCCGCTGCACGAGCTGGCCGGGTGGCGGGTGGATCCGGACACGCTGGGAGCGCTCCCGGGCGCCGGGGTGGAGGAACTCTCGTACGAGCTGGGCCGGTTGTCGTCCTGGCGGGCCCGGTTCGGGCTGCTCGACGCGACGCTGGGCCGCTGGCTGAGCACGGGTCCGCGCCCCGCGAGCGGCACCGTGCGGGCCTGGTACGCGCTCGCGCACGGCGGCGGCGCCACTCCGGTGAGCCGGATCGCCGACCATGTCGGCTGGAGCGTACGGCACTTGGAGAACCGGTTCCGGGAGCAGATCGGCCTCGGTCCGAAGGCCGCGGCCCGGGTGCTGCGGCTCCAGCGCGCCCGGCGGCTGCTGTGCGCGGGCTCCAGCCAGGTCGAGACGGCGGCGGCGTGCGGCTACTACGACCAGGCCCATCTGAGCGGCGAGTTCAAGGCGATGACCGGCTGCACCCCGCGCGAGTTCTTCCTCGCCCGCGGGGTGCATGTCGACGCGGGCGGGCCGCCGGCCACCGACCGGCTCGCCGGGGAGGCGACGAGCCTGGTCCTGCGGCACGGCCCGCGCGCCGGCGGTGCGCCTTCGCCCGGTGAGCCCGGTGAGCCCGGTGCGGCTTTGTCCAAGACCGCCGGCCGCCGCTGA
- a CDS encoding ABC transporter ATP-binding protein, protein MTSGKKEKRAEREWLRRFAAMCWARPKAVVLACAGAVAGVLLTTAAPLIIRRVVDGVIVAGQDAAAPWITLLLTVAAAQFAASWVRRWWAGKVQWGVERDLRLLLHDAIQRIDGRRLDRLRSGDVLSRAVNDVAVVRDLTGSLPLLAQNGLTLLLTLGVMLTLSPLLACVALAVVPPMALLARHSRDRIYPADRAVQERTGETSEAVESNIAGVRVVKGFAQEDAETERYAGLARRLFAARVHRRYLAARYAGLLGELLPGTARFGVILLGGWLAVRGDITLGTFVAFTTYLAAMMGPVRMLSTVVGQAQEARSGLVRIFELADADVEIRERHDATVLGDGPLAVTFDHVNFAHEPGEPAARPALDGLDLTIAPGETLALVGGSGSGKSTVGALLARLYDADSGAVRIGPAGGALTDVRELRLDSLRTAVGIAFEESLLFSESVRDTIRFGLPDATDAEVRAAAEAAQADGFVRALPDGYDTVLGAQGLTLSGGQRQRLALARALLTDPRVLVLDDATSAVDPKVEAAVLASLRDRLADRTVLLVAHRRSTLRLADRIAVLEAGRVLDTGTHDELTARCPRYRELMLGELREETDPAVLPAGPVPPSADEPPAPDAVPGRDPGVDETRARAADPDFTLGRLLRPYRARLLAIGLLLLADTALLMLAPRLVSAAIDLGVRRHDGAALTAVSGALLATAVANWLVFAGEMRAIARTGERILYELRVKMFAHLQRLGLDYFERESGGAAVTRMVSDVAAIGDFLQNGLLDSAVSVLLFTGVLTIMFALDTGLALTVLAVVPVLAVACWWYGRVSKRRYDRARTQLGGLNSAFQEAIDGVRVTQAYRRQDRSAARFHVLAEEQRVLQMHSQRSLAWFFSAVEFLSDATTALILGVGAWRVADGAASTGTVVAFLLYVGLVFGPIRNASQLLDGYQRARVGLGRCRELLRERPTVTDPHRPLPLPAFGSAGRMRGEVVLKDLHYAYEGGGKRALDGVSARIGAGETVAVVGTTGAGKSTLLKLVARMYLPTGGAVEIDSVDLRAMDGVAYRSRIGLVPQEAYLFGGTVRDAIAYGRPNASDAEVRAAVEEVGAHRMIAGLPEGYGHRLTERGRNLSAGQRQLIALARARLIRPDLMLLDEATAALDLATEAAVGRAVEAATAAPTTIVVAHRLTTAARADRVLVLEGGRLVEDGPHDELVTAGGPYAALWSAYDDGVIPA, encoded by the coding sequence ATGACCAGCGGCAAGAAGGAGAAACGGGCGGAGCGCGAGTGGCTGCGCCGCTTCGCCGCGATGTGCTGGGCCAGGCCGAAAGCCGTGGTGCTGGCCTGCGCCGGCGCAGTGGCCGGAGTACTGCTCACCACCGCGGCCCCCTTGATCATCCGCCGGGTCGTCGACGGAGTCATCGTCGCGGGACAGGACGCCGCCGCCCCCTGGATCACCCTGCTGCTGACGGTGGCGGCGGCCCAGTTCGCCGCCTCCTGGGTACGCCGCTGGTGGGCCGGCAAGGTCCAGTGGGGCGTCGAGCGCGACCTGCGCCTGCTGCTCCACGACGCCATCCAGCGCATCGACGGCCGCCGCCTGGACCGGCTGCGCTCCGGCGACGTCCTCAGCCGCGCCGTCAACGACGTCGCCGTGGTGCGCGACCTCACCGGATCACTGCCCCTGCTCGCGCAGAACGGGCTGACGCTGCTGCTCACCCTCGGCGTGATGCTCACCCTCTCCCCGCTGCTCGCCTGCGTCGCCCTCGCCGTCGTCCCGCCGATGGCCCTGCTTGCCCGGCACTCCCGGGACCGGATCTACCCCGCCGACCGCGCCGTCCAGGAGCGCACCGGAGAGACCTCCGAGGCCGTCGAGTCCAACATCGCGGGCGTCCGCGTCGTCAAGGGCTTCGCCCAGGAGGACGCGGAGACCGAGCGCTACGCCGGGCTGGCCCGGCGCCTGTTCGCCGCCCGCGTGCACCGGCGCTACCTCGCCGCCCGCTATGCCGGTCTGCTCGGCGAACTGCTGCCCGGCACCGCCCGGTTCGGCGTCATCCTGCTCGGCGGCTGGCTCGCCGTGCGCGGCGACATCACCCTCGGCACCTTCGTCGCCTTCACCACCTACCTGGCCGCGATGATGGGCCCGGTCCGCATGCTCTCCACCGTGGTCGGCCAGGCCCAGGAGGCCCGTTCCGGACTCGTACGGATCTTTGAACTCGCCGACGCCGACGTGGAGATCAGGGAACGGCACGACGCCACCGTGCTCGGGGACGGCCCGCTCGCCGTCACCTTCGACCACGTGAACTTCGCGCATGAACCCGGCGAACCTGCTGCCAGGCCCGCCCTCGACGGCCTCGACCTGACCATCGCCCCGGGCGAGACCCTCGCCCTGGTCGGCGGCTCCGGTTCCGGCAAGTCCACCGTGGGCGCGCTGCTCGCGCGGCTCTACGACGCCGACTCGGGCGCCGTGCGGATCGGACCCGCCGGCGGCGCGCTCACCGACGTACGCGAACTGCGCCTGGACTCGCTGCGCACGGCCGTCGGCATCGCCTTCGAGGAGAGCCTGCTGTTCTCCGAGAGCGTGCGCGACACCATCCGCTTCGGTTTGCCCGACGCCACCGACGCCGAGGTGCGCGCCGCCGCCGAGGCCGCGCAGGCCGACGGGTTCGTGCGCGCCCTGCCCGACGGCTACGACACCGTGCTCGGCGCCCAGGGCCTGACCCTCTCCGGCGGCCAGCGGCAACGGCTCGCGCTGGCCCGGGCGCTGCTCACCGACCCGCGCGTCCTCGTCCTGGACGACGCCACCTCCGCCGTGGACCCGAAGGTCGAGGCGGCCGTCCTCGCCTCCCTGCGCGACCGGCTCGCCGACCGCACCGTCCTGCTCGTCGCCCACCGGCGTTCCACCCTGCGCCTCGCCGACCGCATCGCCGTCCTGGAGGCGGGCCGCGTCCTCGACACCGGCACCCACGACGAACTGACCGCCCGCTGCCCGCGCTACCGCGAGCTGATGCTGGGCGAGCTCAGGGAGGAGACGGACCCGGCGGTCCTCCCGGCCGGGCCCGTACCGCCGTCGGCGGACGAGCCGCCCGCCCCCGACGCCGTACCCGGACGCGACCCCGGCGTCGACGAGACCCGCGCCCGCGCCGCCGACCCCGACTTCACCCTGGGCCGGCTGCTGCGCCCCTACCGGGCCCGGCTGCTCGCCATCGGCCTGCTGCTGCTCGCCGACACCGCCCTGCTGATGCTCGCTCCCCGGCTGGTCAGCGCCGCGATCGACCTCGGGGTGCGGCGCCACGACGGGGCCGCGCTCACCGCCGTCTCCGGCGCCCTGCTGGCCACCGCCGTCGCCAACTGGCTGGTCTTCGCGGGGGAGATGCGGGCCATCGCCCGGACCGGCGAGCGGATCCTGTACGAGCTGCGCGTCAAGATGTTCGCCCATCTCCAGCGGCTCGGCCTCGACTACTTCGAGCGGGAGTCCGGCGGCGCGGCCGTCACCCGCATGGTCAGCGACGTCGCCGCGATCGGCGACTTCCTGCAGAACGGGCTGCTCGACTCCGCCGTCAGCGTCCTGCTGTTCACCGGCGTGCTCACGATCATGTTCGCCCTCGACACCGGCCTGGCCCTGACCGTCCTCGCCGTCGTGCCCGTCCTCGCCGTCGCCTGCTGGTGGTACGGGCGCGTCTCCAAGCGGCGCTACGACCGCGCCCGTACCCAGCTCGGCGGCCTCAACAGCGCGTTCCAGGAGGCCATCGACGGGGTGCGGGTCACCCAGGCGTACCGCAGGCAGGACCGCAGCGCCGCCCGCTTCCACGTCCTCGCCGAGGAGCAGCGGGTTCTCCAGATGCACTCCCAGCGCTCGCTCGCCTGGTTCTTCTCCGCCGTGGAGTTCCTCTCCGACGCCACCACCGCCCTCATCCTCGGCGTCGGCGCCTGGCGGGTCGCGGACGGCGCGGCCAGCACCGGCACCGTCGTCGCCTTCCTGCTCTACGTCGGCCTGGTCTTCGGCCCGATCCGCAACGCCTCGCAGCTGCTCGACGGCTACCAGCGGGCCCGCGTCGGCCTCGGCCGCTGCCGCGAACTGCTGCGCGAGCGGCCGACGGTCACCGATCCGCACCGCCCGCTGCCGCTGCCCGCGTTCGGCAGCGCCGGGCGGATGCGCGGCGAGGTGGTCCTGAAGGACCTGCACTACGCGTACGAGGGCGGCGGCAAGCGGGCCCTGGACGGCGTCAGCGCGCGGATCGGCGCCGGGGAGACGGTCGCCGTCGTCGGCACGACCGGCGCGGGCAAGTCGACCCTGCTCAAGCTGGTCGCCCGGATGTACCTGCCGACGGGCGGCGCCGTCGAGATCGACTCCGTGGACCTGCGCGCCATGGACGGCGTCGCCTACCGCAGCCGGATCGGGCTCGTCCCGCAGGAGGCGTACCTCTTCGGCGGCACGGTCCGCGACGCCATCGCCTACGGCCGCCCGAACGCCTCCGACGCCGAGGTGCGCGCGGCCGTCGAGGAGGTCGGCGCGCACCGGATGATCGCGGGCCTGCCCGAGGGCTACGGACACCGGCTCACCGAGCGCGGCCGGAACCTCTCCGCGGGCCAGCGCCAGCTGATCGCGCTGGCCAGGGCCCGGCTGATCCGCCCCGACCTGATGCTCCTCGACGAGGCGACCGCCGCGCTCGACCTGGCCACGGAGGCGGCGGTGGGCCGTGCGGTGGAGGCGGCGACGGCCGCCCCCACCACGATCGTCGTCGCGCACCGCCTGACGACGGCGGCCCGCGCGGACCGCGTCCTCGTCCTGGAGGGCGGCCGCCTCGTGGAGGACGGCCCGCACGACGAACTCGTCACGGCCGGCGGGCCCTACGCCGCGCTCTGGTCCGCGTACGACGACGGGGTGATCCCCGCCTAG
- a CDS encoding MerR family transcriptional regulator, with the protein MADRRLWSYKEIAAHIRVQPDTVRSYRKHGLLPPPDHVESGKPYWYADTVRAWVAARPGNRGRSTG; encoded by the coding sequence ATGGCCGACCGCAGGCTCTGGTCGTACAAGGAGATCGCCGCGCACATCCGCGTGCAGCCCGACACCGTGCGCTCGTACCGCAAGCACGGTCTGCTGCCCCCGCCGGACCACGTCGAGAGCGGCAAGCCCTACTGGTACGCCGACACGGTCCGCGCGTGGGTGGCCGCCCGCCCGGGCAACCGCGGCCGCTCCACGGGCTGA
- the iolD gene encoding 3D-(3,5/4)-trihydroxycyclohexane-1,2-dione acylhydrolase (decyclizing), which produces MTEPTPKTPKTPKIATTRLTTAQALVRFLSRQHTERDGTRQRLITGTWGVFGHGNVAGVGQALLQYADDMPFHQGRNEQAMVHAAVGYARQSDRLSAHAVTTSIGPGATNLVTGAALATVNHLPVLLLPGDVFAARPADPVLQQLEVPYAGDVSVNDCLRPVSKYFDRITRPEQLIPAALQAMRVLTDPVDTGAVTLALPQDVQAEAYDWPDDFFAERVWTVRRPAPDRAELAAAVQALTAAERPLIVAGGGVHHSGAEDALAAFAEATRIPVASTQAGKGALRYDHPADVGGIGHTGTATANELARTADLILGVGTRYTDFTTASGTLFAHPDVRFLNLNIAAFDAHKLSALPLVADAREGLTALDLAIGKSVRATPAQITEYTEDKERWEHRVDACYTAADDLVRPTQTHVLGLLDELVTGEDILINAAGSLPGDLHKLWRTRSRDQYHVEYGYSCMGYEIPAALGVALAAPGRPVWALVGDGTYLMNPTELVTAVQENIPVKIVILQNHGYASIGGLSATVGAEGFGTQYRYPGKEGPYSGAPLPVDLAANAASLGLDVHRAKTVRELREAIAATRAATRPTCVYVETETADTVSGPPPGQAWWDVPVAETADRPSTVEAREEYDRHVTARRRHL; this is translated from the coding sequence ATGACCGAGCCGACGCCGAAGACGCCGAAGACGCCGAAGATCGCGACGACGCGGCTCACGACCGCGCAGGCCCTCGTCCGCTTTCTCTCCCGCCAGCACACCGAGCGCGACGGCACCCGGCAGCGCCTGATCACCGGCACCTGGGGCGTCTTCGGGCACGGCAACGTGGCGGGGGTCGGCCAGGCGCTGCTCCAGTACGCCGACGACATGCCCTTCCACCAGGGCCGCAACGAACAGGCGATGGTGCACGCGGCGGTCGGCTACGCCCGTCAGAGCGACCGGCTCTCGGCGCACGCGGTCACCACCTCCATCGGCCCCGGCGCCACCAACCTCGTCACCGGCGCCGCCCTCGCCACCGTCAACCACCTCCCTGTGCTCCTCCTCCCCGGCGACGTGTTCGCGGCCCGCCCCGCCGACCCGGTGCTCCAGCAGCTCGAAGTCCCGTACGCGGGCGATGTGTCGGTCAACGACTGTCTGCGCCCGGTGTCGAAGTACTTCGACCGGATCACCCGCCCCGAACAGCTGATCCCGGCCGCGCTCCAGGCGATGCGGGTGCTCACCGACCCCGTGGACACCGGCGCCGTCACCCTCGCCCTGCCGCAGGACGTCCAGGCGGAGGCGTACGACTGGCCGGACGACTTCTTCGCCGAGCGGGTCTGGACCGTCCGCCGCCCGGCCCCGGACCGCGCCGAACTGGCAGCCGCCGTACAGGCGTTGACGGCGGCCGAGCGTCCGCTGATCGTCGCGGGCGGCGGCGTTCACCACAGCGGCGCCGAGGACGCGCTGGCCGCGTTCGCCGAGGCGACCCGCATCCCGGTCGCGTCCACCCAGGCGGGCAAGGGCGCGCTGCGGTACGACCACCCGGCCGACGTCGGCGGCATCGGCCACACCGGCACGGCGACCGCGAACGAGCTGGCCCGCACCGCCGACCTGATCCTCGGCGTCGGCACCCGTTACACGGACTTCACCACGGCGTCCGGCACCCTCTTCGCCCACCCGGACGTCCGCTTCCTGAACCTGAACATCGCCGCCTTCGACGCGCACAAACTGTCCGCGCTGCCGCTGGTCGCGGACGCCCGCGAGGGCCTGACCGCGCTCGACCTCGCGATCGGCAAGAGTGTGCGCGCCACGCCCGCCCAGATCACCGAGTACACCGAGGACAAGGAGCGCTGGGAGCACCGCGTCGACGCCTGCTACACCGCCGCCGACGACCTCGTCCGCCCGACCCAGACCCATGTGCTCGGCCTGCTCGACGAGCTGGTGACCGGCGAGGACATCCTCATCAACGCCGCCGGCTCCCTCCCCGGCGACCTGCACAAACTGTGGCGCACCCGCTCCCGCGACCAATACCACGTCGAGTACGGCTACTCCTGCATGGGCTACGAGATCCCGGCCGCCCTCGGCGTCGCGCTCGCCGCGCCCGGCCGCCCGGTGTGGGCGCTGGTCGGCGACGGCACGTACCTGATGAATCCGACCGAGCTCGTCACGGCCGTCCAGGAGAACATCCCGGTCAAGATCGTCATCCTGCAGAACCACGGGTACGCGTCCATCGGCGGCCTCTCCGCGACCGTCGGCGCGGAGGGCTTCGGCACCCAGTACCGGTATCCGGGGAAGGAGGGGCCGTACTCCGGGGCGCCGCTCCCCGTCGACCTCGCCGCCAACGCGGCCAGCCTCGGCCTCGACGTGCACCGGGCCAAAACGGTCAGGGAGCTGCGCGAGGCGATCGCCGCGACCCGCGCCGCGACCCGGCCCACATGTGTCTACGTCGAGACCGAAACGGCAGACACAGTGTCGGGCCCGCCCCCCGGACAGGCGTGGTGGGATGTTCCCGTGGCCGAGACGGCCGACCGCCCGTCGACCGTCGAGGCCCGCGAGGAGTACGACCGGCACGTCACCGCTCGACGCCGCCACCTCTGA
- the iolB gene encoding 5-deoxy-glucuronate isomerase: MTYLPRGSAAEGPYALHVDPDRIPGKPPWSRAGLRVLELEPGGRHAFDTGGSEWIVLPLTGACSVHTPGRIIELRGRESVFSGASDFAYVPRDTRAEIASGAGGRFALAGAKCGRRLPVRHGPAPEVPVEDRGSGTSARQVRNFAAAGTFDCDQLIAVEVITPGGNWSSYPPHKHDEHRPGEESELEEIYYFEIDGPPDGPEGYGYQRVSPSRPGGTDLLTEVRTGDAVLVPDGWHGPSIAQPGHAMYYLNVMAGPGEEREWKICFHPDHVTEGYR; the protein is encoded by the coding sequence ATGACCTACCTCCCCAGGGGCAGCGCCGCCGAAGGCCCCTACGCCCTGCACGTGGACCCCGACCGCATCCCCGGCAAGCCGCCCTGGTCCCGCGCGGGCCTGCGCGTCCTCGAACTGGAGCCCGGCGGACGGCACGCCTTCGACACCGGCGGGAGCGAATGGATCGTGCTGCCGCTGACCGGCGCTTGCTCCGTGCACACCCCGGGGCGGATCATCGAACTGCGTGGCAGGGAAAGCGTGTTCAGCGGCGCGAGCGACTTCGCGTACGTCCCGCGCGACACCCGCGCAGAGATCGCCTCCGGTGCGGGAGGCCGCTTCGCCCTGGCAGGAGCGAAGTGCGGACGACGACTCCCCGTCCGTCACGGCCCCGCGCCGGAGGTCCCCGTCGAGGACCGGGGCAGCGGCACCAGCGCCCGCCAGGTCCGCAACTTCGCCGCCGCCGGCACCTTCGACTGCGACCAGCTCATCGCCGTAGAGGTGATCACGCCGGGCGGCAACTGGTCCTCGTACCCGCCCCACAAGCACGACGAGCACCGCCCCGGCGAGGAGTCGGAGCTGGAGGAGATCTACTACTTCGAGATCGACGGACCACCGGACGGCCCCGAGGGATACGGGTATCAGCGCGTGTCGCCGTCCCGCCCCGGCGGCACCGATCTGCTCACCGAGGTCCGCACCGGCGACGCCGTCCTGGTCCCGGACGGCTGGCACGGCCCGTCGATCGCCCAGCCGGGTCACGCCATGTACTACCTGAACGTGATGGCGGGGCCGGGGGAGGAGCGGGAGTGGAAGATCTGCTTCCATCCCGACCACGTGACGGAGGGATACCGATGA
- a CDS encoding alcohol dehydrogenase catalytic domain-containing protein — protein sequence MRAVVFERFGESAEVREVPDPVAAPHGVVVRVAATGVCRSDWHGWMGHDPDIVLPHVPGHELAGVVEQVGADVRGWRVGDRVTVPFVCACGRCAACAAGDQQVCERQTQPGFTHWGSFAEYVALDHADVNLVAVPEEMEFTTAASLGCRFATAYRAVVQQGRVAAGEFVAVHGCGGVGLSAVMIAAAAGARVVAVDVSAGALELARRFGAVACVDAGAVGDVAGAVRELTGGGAHVSLDALGAGVTCAASVGSLRRRGRHVQVGLLAEDPVVPMGRVVALELEVLGSHGMAAHAYPGMLELVRGGVVRPELLVTSVIGLDAAPGALVAMGEGVVGSGVTVVAPFGG from the coding sequence ATGCGCGCGGTTGTCTTCGAACGGTTCGGGGAGTCGGCCGAGGTGCGGGAGGTGCCGGATCCGGTGGCCGCGCCGCACGGGGTCGTCGTCCGGGTGGCGGCGACCGGGGTGTGCCGCAGCGACTGGCACGGCTGGATGGGGCACGACCCGGACATCGTGCTGCCGCACGTTCCCGGGCACGAGCTGGCCGGGGTCGTGGAACAGGTGGGCGCCGACGTCCGCGGCTGGCGCGTCGGGGACCGGGTGACCGTGCCGTTCGTGTGCGCCTGCGGGCGGTGCGCGGCGTGCGCCGCCGGGGACCAGCAGGTGTGCGAGCGGCAGACGCAGCCCGGGTTCACCCATTGGGGTTCCTTCGCCGAGTACGTGGCTCTGGACCATGCCGACGTGAACCTGGTGGCCGTGCCGGAGGAGATGGAGTTCACGACGGCGGCGTCGCTGGGCTGCCGGTTCGCGACCGCCTACCGGGCCGTGGTGCAGCAGGGGCGGGTCGCGGCCGGGGAGTTCGTGGCCGTGCACGGGTGCGGGGGTGTCGGTCTGTCCGCCGTGATGATCGCGGCGGCGGCCGGGGCGCGGGTGGTCGCCGTGGACGTCTCCGCCGGGGCGCTGGAACTGGCCCGTCGGTTCGGCGCCGTCGCCTGTGTCGACGCCGGGGCCGTGGGGGACGTGGCCGGTGCGGTGCGGGAGCTGACCGGGGGTGGGGCGCATGTGTCGCTGGACGCGTTGGGGGCGGGGGTGACGTGTGCGGCGTCCGTGGGGTCGTTGCGGCGGCGGGGGCGGCATGTGCAGGTGGGGTTGTTGGCCGAGGATCCTGTGGTGCCGATGGGGCGGGTGGTGGCACTGGAGTTGGAGGTGCTCGGGAGTCATGGGATGGCGGCGCATGCCTATCCGGGGATGTTGGAGTTGGTGCGGGGCGGGGTGGTGCGGCCTGAGTTGTTGGTGACGTCGGTGATTGGGCTGGATGCCGCGCCTGGGGCGCTGGTCGCTATGGGGGAGGGGGTGGTGGGGAGCGGGGTGACTGTGGTGGCGCCGTTCGGGGGGTAG
- a CDS encoding sugar phosphate isomerase/epimerase — translation MATQTSPTSRPSRIRVGSAPDSWGVWFPDDPRQVPWQRFLDEVAEAGYEWIELGPYGYLPSDPRTLAEETGRRGLKVSAGTVFTGLHHGPAVWEKTWEHVASIAALTQAMDARHLVVIPSFWRDDKTGQVIEDATLTAEQWGHLATQTERLAREVGDRYGLRVAVHPHADTHIDTEENVTRFLDATDPDLVSLCLDTGHYAYCGGDSVKLIETYGERIGYLHLKQVDPAVLADVRAQGTPFGPAVAQGVMCEPPRGVPELEPVLAAAARLDADLFAIVEQDMYPCDPDRPLPIARRTRGYLRSCGV, via the coding sequence ATGGCGACCCAGACAAGCCCGACATCACGCCCCTCGCGCATCCGCGTCGGTTCGGCGCCCGACTCCTGGGGCGTCTGGTTCCCCGACGATCCGCGTCAAGTCCCCTGGCAGCGTTTCCTCGACGAGGTCGCCGAGGCGGGCTACGAGTGGATCGAGCTGGGCCCGTACGGGTATCTGCCGAGCGATCCGCGCACGCTCGCCGAGGAGACCGGGCGGCGCGGGCTCAAGGTCTCGGCCGGCACCGTCTTCACGGGGCTGCACCACGGCCCGGCCGTGTGGGAGAAGACCTGGGAGCACGTGGCGTCGATCGCCGCGCTCACTCAGGCCATGGACGCCCGGCACCTCGTCGTCATCCCGTCCTTCTGGCGCGACGACAAGACCGGGCAGGTGATCGAGGACGCCACGCTCACCGCCGAGCAGTGGGGCCATCTCGCCACGCAGACGGAGCGGCTCGCGCGCGAGGTCGGTGACCGGTACGGGCTGCGCGTCGCCGTCCACCCGCACGCCGACACCCACATCGACACCGAGGAGAACGTCACCCGCTTCCTCGACGCCACCGACCCCGACCTGGTGTCGCTGTGCCTGGACACGGGGCACTACGCGTACTGCGGCGGCGACAGCGTCAAGCTGATCGAGACCTACGGGGAGCGCATCGGCTATCTGCACCTCAAGCAGGTCGATCCGGCCGTTCTCGCCGACGTGCGCGCGCAGGGCACCCCCTTCGGGCCGGCCGTCGCCCAGGGCGTGATGTGCGAACCGCCGCGCGGCGTACCGGAGTTGGAACCGGTGCTCGCGGCGGCCGCCCGGCTGGACGCCGACCTCTTCGCGATCGTCGAGCAGGACATGTACCCGTGCGATCCGGACCGGCCACTGCCGATCGCCCGGCGCACCAGGGGCTACCTGAGGTCGTGCGGCGTGTAG